One region of Pseudomonas sp. B21-040 genomic DNA includes:
- the mdcE gene encoding biotin-independent malonate decarboxylase subunit gamma: protein MSSYSLRGLHWFNALSAGAKPVEGLPASLKVADGVLGSQPARFIAVVADPDNRFVRARNGEVGLLEGWGLAKAVDEVIAADRDKPHKRALIAIVDVPSQAYGRREEALGIHQALAGAADSYARARLAGHAVIGLLVGKAMSGAFLAHGYQANRLIALRDPGVMVHAMGKASAARVTLRSVEELETLAASVPPMAYDIDSYASLGLLWETLSVEQIEQPTAADLTRVTECLSLAIEDVAAKGRDLSSRLGATHRAASSQVRQLLRAQW from the coding sequence ATGAGTTCGTATTCCCTGAGAGGGTTGCACTGGTTCAACGCCTTGAGTGCAGGCGCCAAACCGGTTGAGGGTTTGCCGGCTTCGTTGAAAGTGGCCGATGGTGTGTTGGGTAGTCAGCCGGCGCGGTTTATTGCGGTGGTGGCTGATCCGGACAACCGTTTTGTCCGCGCTCGCAACGGTGAAGTGGGTTTGCTCGAAGGCTGGGGCTTGGCCAAAGCCGTGGATGAAGTGATCGCCGCTGACCGTGACAAACCACACAAGCGTGCCTTGATCGCCATCGTCGATGTACCGAGTCAGGCGTACGGTCGGCGCGAAGAAGCGCTCGGGATTCATCAGGCCTTGGCCGGGGCGGCGGACAGTTATGCCCGCGCTCGATTGGCCGGCCATGCGGTGATCGGTTTGCTGGTGGGCAAGGCGATGTCCGGGGCGTTTCTGGCCCACGGTTATCAGGCCAACCGCCTGATTGCGTTGCGTGATCCGGGGGTGATGGTGCATGCCATGGGCAAGGCCTCGGCGGCCCGAGTGACGTTGCGCAGTGTCGAAGAACTGGAGACGTTGGCGGCCAGCGTGCCGCCCATGGCGTATGACATCGACAGTTACGCCAGCCTTGGATTGCTCTGGGAAACCTTGTCGGTGGAGCAGATCGAACAACCCACGGCGGCGGACCTTACACGGGTGACGGAATGCCTGAGCCTGGCCATCGAGGATGTCGCCGCCAAGGGACGCGACTTGAGCAGCCGCTTGGGCGCGACCCATCGCGCCGCCTCCAGCCAGGTTCGCCAACTGCTGAGAGCACAGTGGTGA
- a CDS encoding LysR substrate-binding domain-containing protein, producing MLIDEELTLKKLEVFLAFMRTGNLARAAAELQTSNVSVHRAIHSLESALRCPLFKHEGRNLTPLESAYVLEERAQKLIQDVVETVRLTREAAGFSAERFKLGSLYSLTVKTVPQLIMGLKIRRSELNIDLILGSNFDLLYKLKNMEVDAILVSLDESVNDPDCEQIPLFSDDIFLATPADSKFAQRTEVDLAEVRDETFITLTQGFATHQDGNRVFKQAGFEPKVAMQVNDIFTLLSMVSSGVGYALLPGRIAAVYENRVKLIPLQEKYRLQQHIGVVFLKAKERDPNLLALLAECRMYANRQATQ from the coding sequence ATGCTGATCGACGAAGAATTGACCCTGAAAAAGCTCGAGGTGTTCCTGGCCTTCATGCGCACCGGCAATCTGGCTCGCGCCGCCGCCGAGTTGCAGACCAGTAACGTCAGCGTACACAGGGCGATCCATTCCCTGGAAAGTGCCTTGCGCTGCCCGCTGTTCAAACATGAAGGCCGTAACCTGACGCCACTGGAAAGCGCTTACGTGCTCGAAGAAAGAGCGCAGAAACTGATTCAGGACGTGGTCGAAACCGTGCGCCTGACCCGCGAAGCCGCCGGTTTTTCCGCTGAACGCTTCAAGCTCGGCTCGCTGTATTCACTGACGGTGAAGACCGTGCCGCAGCTGATCATGGGCCTGAAAATCCGCCGCAGCGAACTCAACATCGACCTGATCCTCGGCTCGAACTTTGACCTGCTGTACAAGCTCAAGAACATGGAAGTCGACGCGATCCTGGTGTCGCTGGACGAGAGCGTCAACGACCCGGACTGCGAGCAGATCCCGCTGTTTTCCGACGACATCTTTCTCGCCACGCCGGCGGATTCAAAGTTCGCCCAGCGCACGGAAGTTGATCTGGCCGAAGTGCGCGACGAGACATTCATTACGCTGACCCAAGGCTTTGCCACGCACCAGGACGGTAATCGGGTGTTCAAGCAGGCGGGGTTCGAGCCGAAGGTGGCGATGCAGGTCAACGACATCTTCACCCTGCTGAGCATGGTCAGTTCAGGGGTGGGTTATGCGTTGCTGCCAGGCCGGATTGCAGCGGTGTACGAGAACCGGGTGAAGCTGATCCCCTTGCAGGAAAAGTACCGGCTGCAGCAGCACATCGGGGTGGTGTTTTTGAAGGCCAAGGAGCGCGACCCGAATTTGCTGGCGTTGTTGGCGGAGTGCCGGATGTATGCCAACCGCCAAGCCACCCAATGA
- a CDS encoding malonate decarboxylase holo-ACP synthase gives MVNTLLAHDLLWGMTPEQLPADAPAWVVESICAGQPVVVRRAMTAPDHIAVGVRGRLREQRYATSMAITAISRRVRPEDLSHVESTRDLPALRALAQLRPMLDACGWIWGISGSAGFELASGFSALHERSDLDLILRTPQPLSRTQAQALVTVLDTAECRVDMQLQTPFGAVALREWARSSSQILLKSDRVACLVGNPWNPQEQAA, from the coding sequence GTGGTGAATACGCTCCTGGCCCACGACTTGCTCTGGGGGATGACGCCAGAGCAGTTGCCTGCGGATGCGCCTGCGTGGGTGGTCGAGTCGATTTGCGCGGGTCAGCCGGTAGTGGTTCGGCGCGCGATGACGGCGCCGGATCACATCGCGGTCGGGGTGCGTGGGCGTTTGCGCGAGCAGCGTTATGCAACGTCGATGGCAATCACGGCGATTTCGCGTCGGGTCAGGCCGGAAGACCTCAGTCATGTCGAGTCGACTCGCGATCTGCCGGCGCTGCGAGCACTGGCGCAACTGCGGCCGATGCTCGACGCCTGCGGTTGGATATGGGGTATCAGCGGCAGCGCCGGTTTCGAATTGGCCAGCGGTTTTTCCGCGCTGCATGAGCGCAGCGATCTCGATTTGATTCTGCGCACACCGCAGCCGCTGAGCCGTACTCAAGCGCAGGCGTTAGTGACGGTTCTCGACACCGCTGAGTGTCGGGTGGACATGCAATTGCAGACACCGTTTGGCGCCGTCGCACTCCGCGAATGGGCCCGGTCTTCGTCACAGATCTTGCTGAAAAGCGACCGGGTTGCCTGTTTGGTCGGCAACCCCTGGAACCCTCAGGAGCAAGCAGCGTGA
- a CDS encoding flavin monoamine oxidase family protein produces the protein MSVGWLRACALVMLGLFSVSALAKDKTAIVIGGGLSGLTAAYELQNKGWQVTLLEAKSSLGGRSGMATSEWIGNDKAQPVLNKYVSTFKLSTTPAPEFVRTPSYLIDGEYFSAADLTTKQPTTADAIKRYEKTLDDLARSIDDPLNPLATNTLQSLDSITVSNWLDKQNLPATARQLINQQIRSRYDEPSRLSLLYFAQQSRVYRGISDRDLRASRLVGGSPVLAQAFVKQLKTIKTNSPVSAIIQDKDGVTVKVDNVGYQADYVVLAVPLRALNKIQMTPALDAQHLGAIKGTNYGWRDQIMLKFKTPVWEPKARMSGEVFSNTGLGMLWIEPALKGGANVVINLSGDNARVMQAFGDKQMVDQVLIRLHTFYPQARGSFTGYEIRRYSTDPSTGGAYLAFGPGQISKFWRLWERPIQRVAFAGEHTDTLYPGTLEGALRTGQRAASQVEDLAAGKSFEPAKVGPAATAAAAGAVAAKKGNFFSNLFGGSDDDKKPEPVKAPEPVAPPAPTLAPVVAPAPVEAPKPATPVKAEPAKKAPAKAPAKKPTAKPETKKAPAKKAETAKKPAAKPATTPVADAKTQ, from the coding sequence ATGTCTGTCGGTTGGCTGCGCGCCTGTGCGCTGGTGATGTTGGGGCTGTTCAGCGTGTCTGCGCTGGCCAAGGATAAAACCGCGATCGTGATCGGCGGCGGGCTGTCCGGCCTGACCGCGGCTTACGAACTGCAGAACAAAGGCTGGCAGGTCACGTTGCTGGAAGCCAAATCGAGCCTGGGCGGTCGCTCCGGGATGGCCACCAGCGAGTGGATCGGCAACGACAAGGCCCAGCCGGTGCTGAACAAGTACGTGTCGACCTTCAAGCTGAGCACCACGCCGGCCCCTGAATTCGTGCGCACCCCAAGCTACCTGATCGATGGCGAGTACTTCTCGGCCGCTGATCTGACGACCAAGCAACCGACCACCGCCGACGCGATCAAGCGCTACGAAAAGACCCTGGACGATCTGGCGCGCTCGATTGACGACCCGCTGAACCCGCTCGCTACCAACACGCTGCAATCGCTGGATTCGATCACCGTGTCCAACTGGCTCGACAAGCAGAACCTGCCGGCCACTGCGCGTCAGTTGATCAACCAGCAGATTCGTAGCCGCTACGACGAACCTTCGCGTCTGTCTCTGCTGTACTTCGCACAGCAAAGCCGTGTCTACCGTGGCATTTCCGATCGTGACCTGCGCGCTTCGCGATTGGTCGGCGGCAGCCCGGTGCTGGCCCAGGCGTTCGTCAAGCAACTGAAAACCATCAAGACCAACTCCCCGGTCTCGGCAATCATTCAGGACAAGGACGGCGTCACCGTCAAAGTCGACAACGTCGGGTATCAGGCTGACTACGTGGTGCTGGCCGTGCCGCTGCGCGCGCTGAACAAGATCCAGATGACCCCGGCGCTGGACGCCCAGCACCTGGGCGCGATCAAAGGCACCAACTACGGTTGGCGCGACCAGATCATGCTCAAGTTCAAGACACCTGTGTGGGAACCCAAGGCGCGCATGTCCGGCGAAGTCTTCAGCAACACCGGGCTGGGCATGCTGTGGATCGAGCCTGCCTTGAAGGGCGGCGCCAACGTAGTGATTAACCTGTCCGGCGACAACGCGCGGGTGATGCAGGCGTTCGGCGACAAACAGATGGTCGATCAGGTGTTGATCCGTCTGCACACGTTCTATCCACAAGCGCGTGGTTCGTTCACCGGTTATGAAATCCGTCGCTACAGCACCGACCCATCGACCGGCGGTGCCTACCTGGCCTTCGGTCCAGGCCAGATCAGCAAGTTCTGGCGTCTGTGGGAACGTCCGATTCAGCGTGTAGCCTTCGCAGGCGAACACACCGACACCTTGTACCCGGGCACTCTGGAAGGCGCATTGCGCACTGGCCAGCGCGCAGCCAGTCAGGTAGAAGACCTGGCGGCGGGCAAGTCGTTTGAACCGGCTAAAGTGGGCCCGGCAGCAACTGCGGCGGCGGCCGGCGCCGTGGCGGCGAAGAAAGGCAACTTCTTCAGCAACCTGTTCGGCGGTTCGGATGACGACAAGAAGCCAGAGCCGGTCAAGGCGCCTGAACCTGTCGCTCCACCAGCACCGACCCTAGCACCGGTCGTTGCACCGGCACCGGTTGAAGCACCGAAGCCTGCAACACCCGTGAAAGCCGAACCCGCCAAAAAGGCGCCGGCCAAAGCTCCGGCGAAGAAACCGACAGCCAAACCCGAAACCAAAAAGGCTCCGGCGAAGAAAGCAGAGACCGCGAAGAAGCCAGCGGCCAAGCCCGCTACGACTCCGGTAGCGGATGCCAAGACGCAGTAA
- a CDS encoding adenosylmethionine--8-amino-7-oxononanoate transaminase — MGLNKQWMERDLAVLWHPCTQMKDHEQLPLIPIKRGEGVWLEDFEGKRYLDAVSSWWVNVFGHANPRINQRIKDQVDQLEHVILAGFSHQPVIELSERLVKMTPEGLTRCFYADNGSSCIEVALKMSFHYWLNRGQPNKKRFVTLTNSYHGETMAAMSVGDVPLFTETYKALLLDTIKVPSPDCYLRPEGMSWEEHSRNMFAAMEQTLAENHDTVAAVIVEPLIQGAGGMRMYHPVYLKLLRDACDRYGVHLIHDEIAVGFGRTGTMFACEKAGIRPDFLCLSKALTGGYLPLAACVTTEDVYSAFYDDYPTLRAFLHSHSYTGNPLACAAALATLDIFEEDNVIENNKALAQRMASSTAHLVDHPNVSEVRQTGMVLAIEMVKDKATKEAYPWQERRGLKVFQHALERGALLRPLGSVVYFLPPYVITPEQIDFLAEVASEGIDIATRNSVSVAVPKDFHPGFRDPG; from the coding sequence ATGGGCCTGAATAAACAGTGGATGGAACGCGATCTCGCGGTGTTGTGGCATCCCTGCACCCAAATGAAAGACCACGAACAACTGCCGCTGATCCCGATCAAGCGCGGTGAAGGCGTTTGGCTGGAAGACTTTGAAGGCAAGCGCTACCTCGACGCGGTCAGCTCCTGGTGGGTCAACGTGTTCGGCCATGCCAATCCGCGCATCAACCAGCGCATCAAGGACCAGGTCGATCAACTGGAGCATGTGATCCTCGCCGGCTTCAGCCATCAACCGGTGATCGAGTTGTCCGAGCGCCTAGTGAAGATGACGCCGGAAGGCCTGACCCGGTGCTTCTACGCCGATAACGGTTCGTCCTGCATCGAAGTCGCGCTGAAAATGAGCTTTCACTACTGGCTCAATCGCGGCCAGCCGAACAAGAAGCGCTTCGTCACCCTGACCAACAGCTACCATGGCGAAACCATGGCGGCGATGTCGGTGGGCGACGTGCCGCTGTTCACCGAAACCTACAAGGCCCTGCTGCTGGACACCATCAAGGTGCCGAGCCCCGATTGCTACCTGCGCCCGGAAGGCATGAGCTGGGAAGAACATTCGCGCAACATGTTCGCGGCCATGGAACAGACCCTGGCAGAGAATCATGACACTGTCGCGGCAGTCATCGTCGAGCCGCTGATTCAGGGCGCTGGTGGCATGCGCATGTACCACCCGGTGTACCTCAAACTGCTGCGCGACGCCTGCGACCGCTATGGCGTGCACTTGATCCACGATGAGATCGCCGTCGGCTTCGGCCGCACCGGCACAATGTTCGCCTGCGAAAAGGCGGGCATCCGCCCCGATTTCCTGTGCCTGTCCAAGGCCCTGACTGGCGGTTACCTGCCGCTGGCGGCCTGCGTGACGACCGAAGACGTCTACAGCGCCTTCTACGACGACTACCCGACCCTGCGCGCCTTCCTGCACTCGCACAGCTACACCGGCAATCCGCTGGCGTGCGCGGCAGCCCTGGCAACGCTGGACATCTTCGAAGAAGACAACGTCATCGAGAACAACAAGGCCCTGGCGCAGCGCATGGCCTCCTCCACCGCGCATCTCGTCGACCATCCGAACGTCTCGGAAGTGCGCCAGACCGGCATGGTGCTGGCCATCGAAATGGTCAAGGACAAGGCTACGAAAGAAGCTTACCCGTGGCAGGAACGTCGCGGCTTGAAGGTGTTCCAGCATGCATTGGAACGGGGTGCTTTACTTCGTCCTTTGGGCAGCGTGGTGTATTTCCTGCCGCCGTACGTGATTACACCGGAGCAGATCGACTTTCTGGCGGAAGTCGCCAGCGAAGGCATCGACATCGCCACGCGCAACAGCGTCAGCGTGGCGGTGCCGAAAGACTTCCACCCCGGCTTCCGCGATCCAGGCTGA
- a CDS encoding YceI family protein, with translation MLKKTLAALAIGSALLSANVMAADYTVDKEGQHAFVDFKISHLGYSFITGTFKDIDGKFSFDAAKPEDSKIEFNVNTASVFTNNAERDKHISSKDFLNASKATFVSTSVKSTGKNAAGKDTADVAGDLTILGVTKPIVVKATFLGEGKDPWGGYRAGFEGTFSLKRSDFGKQKDLGPSSDAVEMYVTFEGVKAK, from the coding sequence ATGTTGAAAAAGACGCTCGCCGCTTTGGCAATCGGTTCCGCCCTGCTGTCCGCTAACGTGATGGCAGCTGACTACACCGTCGACAAAGAAGGCCAGCACGCCTTCGTTGACTTCAAGATCAGTCACCTGGGTTACAGCTTCATCACCGGCACTTTCAAGGACATCGACGGCAAGTTCAGCTTCGATGCTGCCAAGCCGGAAGACAGCAAGATCGAGTTCAACGTCAACACTGCGAGCGTTTTCACCAACAATGCCGAGCGTGACAAGCACATCTCCAGCAAAGACTTCCTGAACGCCAGCAAAGCCACGTTTGTTTCCACCAGCGTAAAATCCACCGGTAAAAACGCCGCTGGCAAAGACACTGCTGACGTGGCTGGTGATCTGACAATCCTCGGTGTGACCAAGCCAATCGTGGTCAAGGCTACTTTCCTGGGTGAAGGCAAGGATCCATGGGGCGGCTACCGTGCAGGCTTTGAGGGTACTTTCAGCCTCAAGCGTTCCGATTTCGGCAAGCAAAAAGACTTGGGCCCATCGTCCGATGCGGTTGAGATGTACGTGACCTTTGAAGGTGTGAAAGCGAAGTAA
- a CDS encoding cytochrome b has translation MQLRNSISRYGWVSIFMHWGVALAVFGLFGLGLWMVDLGYYDPWRKAGPDLHRSIGLILLGVMVLRVLWRFISPPPPTLTSYSRMTRLGAMFGHAFLYLCLFAVMIAGYLISTAEGVGIPVFDWFEVPALVSGLPDQADNAGAIHLYLAWALVIFSGLHALAALKHHFIDRDVTLKRMLGRKA, from the coding sequence ATGCAACTACGAAACTCTATCTCTCGCTACGGCTGGGTCAGCATCTTCATGCACTGGGGTGTAGCGCTGGCAGTGTTCGGTTTGTTCGGTCTGGGTCTGTGGATGGTCGATCTCGGCTACTACGACCCTTGGCGCAAGGCAGGACCGGATCTGCACAGGAGCATCGGTCTGATCCTGCTGGGTGTCATGGTGTTGCGTGTGTTGTGGCGCTTCATCAGCCCACCGCCGCCAACGCTGACCAGCTACAGCCGCATGACGCGCCTCGGCGCCATGTTCGGGCATGCTTTTCTGTATCTCTGTCTGTTCGCTGTGATGATTGCCGGTTACCTGATTTCCACCGCAGAGGGTGTCGGGATTCCGGTGTTTGACTGGTTTGAAGTGCCTGCACTGGTTTCCGGACTACCGGACCAGGCAGATAACGCGGGTGCGATTCATCTCTACCTGGCGTGGGCGCTGGTGATTTTTTCCGGTCTCCATGCGTTGGCAGCATTGAAACACCACTTTATCGACCGTGATGTGACCCTCAAACGAATGCTGGGCCGCAAGGCCTGA
- a CDS encoding 16S rRNA (uracil(1498)-N(3))-methyltransferase, whose amino-acid sequence MRLSRFFIDAPLSTGEHELPEAQAHYISRVLRMAEGDALQLFDGSGHEFRATLVEVGKKRVVVQIDESFAGQVESPLAIHLGQGLSRGERMDWAIQKATELGVTEITPIFSDRCEVRLKDERADKRLMHWRQVAISACEQCGRSRVPVIHPPVLLADWLKQTDAELKLVLHPVAEPLVSHAKPATLAFLIGPEGGLSDAEVDQAKSAGFHAARLGPRVLRTETAPVVALAVAQQLWGDF is encoded by the coding sequence ATGAGACTGTCCCGCTTCTTTATCGACGCCCCCCTGAGCACCGGCGAGCATGAGTTGCCCGAAGCCCAGGCCCATTACATCAGCCGCGTGCTGCGCATGGCCGAGGGTGATGCGTTGCAGCTGTTCGACGGCTCGGGCCATGAGTTTCGCGCCACGCTGGTAGAAGTCGGCAAGAAGCGCGTGGTGGTGCAGATCGACGAAAGCTTCGCCGGCCAGGTTGAATCGCCGCTGGCGATCCATCTGGGCCAGGGCTTGTCCCGTGGCGAGCGCATGGACTGGGCCATCCAGAAAGCGACAGAACTGGGCGTGACCGAAATCACCCCGATCTTCAGCGATCGCTGCGAAGTCCGCCTTAAAGACGAGCGCGCCGACAAGCGCCTGATGCACTGGCGCCAAGTGGCGATCAGTGCGTGCGAGCAATGTGGACGGTCGCGGGTGCCGGTGATTCATCCGCCGGTGTTGTTGGCGGATTGGCTGAAGCAGACAGACGCCGAGTTGAAACTGGTCCTGCATCCGGTGGCTGAGCCGTTGGTGAGTCATGCCAAGCCTGCGACGCTGGCGTTTCTGATCGGCCCGGAAGGCGGGTTGTCCGACGCTGAAGTCGATCAGGCTAAATCGGCCGGGTTCCATGCCGCCCGCCTCGGTCCTCGGGTGTTGCGCACTGAGACCGCGCCGGTGGTTGCGTTGGCGGTGGCTCAACAGCTTTGGGGTGATTTCTAG
- a CDS encoding PAQR family membrane homeostasis protein TrhA produces MYHGERLNAWTHLVGAVAATVGVVWMLVIASMDGSPWKIVSVAIYGFTLLVLYSASTVYHSVRGRKKAIMQKVDHFSIYLLIAGSYTPFCLVTLRGPWGWTLFGIVWGLALIGILQEIKPRSEARILSIVIYAVMGWIVLVAVKPLLAALGSAGFAWLAAGGVLYTVGIIFFALDHRLRHAHGIWHLFVIAGSLLHFVAIFFYVL; encoded by the coding sequence ATGTACCACGGGGAACGATTGAACGCCTGGACGCATTTGGTCGGGGCGGTGGCGGCAACGGTTGGTGTGGTGTGGATGCTGGTGATCGCCAGCATGGACGGCAGCCCATGGAAAATCGTCAGCGTGGCGATTTACGGTTTCACTTTGTTGGTGCTGTACAGCGCCTCGACTGTTTATCACAGCGTGCGCGGGCGCAAGAAAGCGATCATGCAGAAGGTCGATCACTTTTCGATCTATTTGCTGATTGCCGGCAGCTACACACCGTTCTGCCTGGTGACCCTGCGCGGGCCTTGGGGCTGGACGTTGTTCGGGATTGTCTGGGGGCTGGCGCTGATCGGCATCCTGCAAGAGATAAAACCGCGGTCGGAAGCGCGGATTCTGTCGATCGTGATCTACGCGGTGATGGGCTGGATCGTGCTGGTGGCGGTCAAGCCTTTGCTGGCTGCGTTGGGCAGTGCGGGGTTTGCCTGGCTGGCGGCGGGCGGGGTGTTGTACACCGTGGGGATTATCTTTTTCGCCCTCGATCATCGGCTGCGGCATGCCCATGGGATCTGGCATTTGTTTGTGATTGCCGGGAGCTTGCTGCACTTTGTGGCGATTTTCTTTTATGTCCTTTAG
- the madM gene encoding malonate transporter subunit MadM, with amino-acid sequence MWELIDKGLTANGLVTAFAFVGVIMWVSVVLSKRLTFGRIHGSAIAIVIGLVLAWVGGTLTGGQKGLADLTLFSGIGLMGGAMLRDFAIVATAFEVQATEAKKAGLIGVIALLLGTILPFIVGASMAWVFGYRDAISMTTIGAGAVTYIVGPVTGAAIGASSDVVALSIATGLIKAILVMVGTPMAARWMGLDNPRSAMVFGGLAGTVSGVTAGLAATDRRLVPYGALTATFHTGLGCLLGPSLLYFIVRAIVG; translated from the coding sequence ATGTGGGAACTCATTGATAAAGGCTTGACCGCTAATGGTCTGGTGACCGCGTTTGCCTTTGTAGGCGTGATCATGTGGGTGTCGGTTGTCTTGTCGAAGCGTCTGACATTCGGACGAATTCACGGCTCGGCCATTGCCATCGTCATCGGGCTGGTCCTGGCCTGGGTCGGCGGCACCCTGACCGGCGGGCAAAAAGGCCTGGCGGACCTGACGTTGTTTTCCGGCATTGGTCTGATGGGCGGCGCCATGCTGCGAGACTTTGCGATCGTCGCCACGGCATTCGAAGTGCAAGCAACCGAAGCGAAAAAGGCTGGTTTGATCGGCGTGATTGCGCTGCTTCTGGGCACGATCTTGCCTTTCATTGTCGGCGCGAGCATGGCTTGGGTGTTTGGTTATCGTGATGCGATCAGCATGACCACCATCGGTGCGGGCGCTGTGACGTACATCGTTGGGCCGGTGACCGGGGCGGCAATTGGTGCAAGTTCCGACGTGGTGGCGTTGTCGATTGCCACCGGGTTGATCAAGGCGATTCTGGTGATGGTCGGCACACCCATGGCCGCACGCTGGATGGGGTTGGATAACCCGCGTTCGGCAATGGTGTTCGGCGGGTTGGCCGGGACGGTCAGCGGGGTGACCGCAGGCTTGGCCGCGACGGATCGGCGGTTGGTGCCTTACGGGGCGTTGACGGCGACGTTCCACACCGGGCTCGGCTGCTTGCTGGGGCCATCGCTGCTGTACTTCATTGTTCGCGCGATTGTCGGTTAG
- the mdcH gene encoding malonate decarboxylase subunit epsilon, which yields MSSLLVFPGQGAQQPGMLQRLPRDVLNEASDVLGEDVLLLDGAEALRSTRAVQLCLLIAGVAAARQLSMKPDYVAGLSIGAYPAAVVAGALSFSDALHLVSLRGELMQQAYPQGYGMTAIIGLDLSTVEKLLAQVHSIDTPVYLANINADNQVVIAGSDEAMKAVAALAKGHGAGLAKRLAVSVPSHCPLLDGPAKILAQAFAKVSLKTPTLGYLSGSRARPIINADALRDDLAFNMCRVVDWRGTVQSAYERGVRLQIELPPGAVLTGLARRVFEQGTVIAFDGARLDTLQALLREEGSRQP from the coding sequence GTGAGCAGTTTGCTGGTGTTCCCCGGTCAGGGCGCGCAACAGCCGGGCATGCTGCAGCGCTTGCCTCGGGACGTGTTGAACGAGGCGAGTGATGTGCTGGGCGAGGACGTTCTGCTGCTCGATGGCGCCGAGGCATTGAGGTCGACGAGGGCGGTTCAGCTTTGCCTGTTGATCGCAGGCGTCGCGGCGGCACGACAATTGTCGATGAAGCCCGATTACGTGGCCGGGTTATCCATTGGCGCTTACCCGGCAGCGGTGGTCGCGGGTGCCTTGAGTTTCAGCGATGCGCTGCATCTGGTCAGCTTGCGCGGTGAACTGATGCAACAGGCTTATCCACAGGGCTATGGCATGACCGCGATCATCGGTCTGGATTTATCCACCGTGGAAAAACTGCTGGCGCAGGTTCACAGCATCGACACACCGGTTTACCTGGCCAACATCAACGCCGATAACCAGGTGGTGATAGCCGGCAGCGACGAGGCAATGAAAGCAGTGGCGGCGTTGGCGAAAGGTCACGGTGCCGGTCTGGCCAAACGGTTGGCAGTGAGCGTGCCTTCGCACTGCCCGCTGCTGGATGGTCCGGCAAAAATTCTGGCGCAAGCATTCGCCAAGGTGTCATTGAAAACGCCGACCTTGGGCTACCTCAGTGGCAGTCGTGCCCGCCCCATCATCAATGCCGACGCCTTGCGCGATGACCTCGCGTTCAACATGTGCCGTGTCGTTGATTGGCGCGGCACGGTACAAAGCGCCTATGAGCGCGGCGTACGACTTCAGATCGAACTGCCGCCCGGTGCGGTGCTGACCGGGCTGGCGCGCCGGGTGTTCGAGCAAGGCACCGTGATTGCCTTCGACGGTGCGCGGCTCGATACCTTGCAGGCGCTGTTGCGTGAGGAGGGAAGCCGCCAACCCTAG
- the madL gene encoding malonate transporter subunit MadL codes for MIIYGVALLAICTLAGVIMGDALGVLLGVKSNVGGVGIAMILLICARLWMQKRGGMTKDCEMGVGFWGAMYIPVVVAMAAQQNVVTALHGGPVAVLAAIGSVVICGCTIALISRTHKGEPLPDEPAEVTPVGTPVGGR; via the coding sequence ATGATTATTTACGGTGTGGCGCTGTTGGCGATTTGTACGCTGGCAGGGGTGATCATGGGTGACGCGCTTGGCGTGTTACTGGGCGTCAAATCCAACGTCGGCGGGGTCGGGATCGCGATGATCCTGCTGATCTGCGCGCGGTTGTGGATGCAGAAGCGCGGTGGCATGACCAAGGATTGCGAGATGGGCGTCGGCTTCTGGGGCGCCATGTACATTCCGGTGGTGGTCGCGATGGCCGCGCAACAGAACGTGGTGACAGCCCTGCATGGCGGACCGGTGGCGGTGCTCGCGGCGATTGGTTCAGTGGTGATCTGCGGCTGCACCATTGCGCTGATCAGCCGGACCCACAAAGGCGAACCCTTGCCCGATGAACCGGCGGAAGTTACCCCGGTCGGCACACCAGTAGGAGGTCGCTGA